One region of Danio rerio strain Tuebingen ecotype United States chromosome 5, GRCz12tu, whole genome shotgun sequence genomic DNA includes:
- the si:dkey-220k22.3 gene encoding uncharacterized protein LOC796870, with the protein MDTTRAARAHILCTSIALLLVLIASCLTYIFLPKVPGCKICAINASAIASIFRHQLSQEQLLLTACNHTSDSRLIWEDEWEEKRKDDESILDHNKTWIILPKEGVYLVYVQVNFNLQPQKNSTSKVEVKFQVDFDDGDREEIFSAAHDTRVVNENFQDAMLNTFLLMHMNKASNRLSVRAFPSDQLNYQPRPFSTYITIIKWADN; encoded by the exons ATGGATACAACGCGCGCAGCAAGAGCGCACATTCTCTGCACATCGATAGCTCTGCTCCTTGTTTTAATCGCATCGTGTTTGACCTACATCTTCTTACCGAAG GTGCCTGGTTGCAAGATATGCGCCATAAATG CAAGCGCGATAGCAAGCATATTCAGACATCAACTCTCCCAAGAACAATTGCTTCTTACAG CTTGCAATCATACAAGTGATAGTCGCCTGATATGGGAAGATGAGTGGGAGGAGAAGAGGAAGGACGATGAGAGTATTCTGGACCACAACAAAACTTGGATAATCCTACCAAAGGAAGGTGTTTACCTAGTCTACGTACAAGTAAATTTCAATctccagccacaaaaaaatagTACCTCTAAGGTTGAAGTCAAATTTCAAGTGGATTTTGATGATGGTGATCGTGAAGAAATATTTTCAGCCGCACACGACACTCGGGTGGTGAATGAAAACTTCCAAGATGCAATGCTCAACACTTTTCTTCTGATGCACATGAACAAAGCGTCCAACCGGTTATCTGTGAGAGCATTTCCAAGCGATCAGCTGAACTACCAGCCACGACCCTTCTCCACCTACATCACTATCATTAAGTGGGCAGACAACTAG